TATGCTTATGGTTGATTTAAGTTATGAACACAACTAGGAAATGCATTTCAGCATAATTTCTACAGGCCCAATTGCTTGGCCCAACAAGGAACTGAGTTTCAGCTTTGTGATAAACACATCCTTTAATTGCGTTTCTCAGTGATTCTAAGGGCCTTTTCCCTGAATAGTGATATTTTAGGCATCTTTACTTTAAATTGTGATAAAAAAGGGGCCATTTCTCAACTTGTTAACCAATCAACCATAGCAACTAAATGTACCAACATTCGCTTATACTATTATAGTATAGATATTAGATAGTATAGAACTATAGATAGCTTTGGAAAACACTGAAAAATGATAAATTGGCCCCACAACTGTATGTATGTAATGTAGATAGCAATATGATAGTAGAGTATTACATACCTGAATGCAAGTATCTCTTTGAACTCAGTGATAATCTGAAGCAAGAAGAATTACCAGTCAGATACAGGCAGTGCCGACTTAAGGTAAAAAAAGAATCAGATAACTGAAACTTACCCCGGTCTCTTCTTTTACTTCCCTGACAGCCGCGTCACATATATCTTCACCCTACAGAGATTGTCTCTATAAAAATACTGGAAGTCTTGAGTGATACTCACTTTTCTTTTTCTTAAAAATGAATTGATGACAACAAACTTCCAGAAGAACATACCTCCTCCACAACCCCTGTGGGAAACTTCCATATACCAGTCCCACGGAATTTTCCACTCTTTTCTTGAACGACAAGCACCTACAAGTAACAGATTACAAATATATCAACCAAACTTACATTCCAAACATGAGAAGAAGTACTTCTGTTCCTAAATTATAAACATTTTTCCTTCTCAAATGATGTGCATCTCTCCCAGAATTTTGCACCAGGAGGAAACACACAAGAACTTGGACGTTAAAACTACTAACATGTGCCCAAGTACACATCCTTCTAGTAATTAAGTTACATATTTATTCAATATGATACTTCCAACCAAATATTTTCAGTCAATTTTTAGATAGTATATACGTATGTAATTTACATTTAGGCATGACAGATTTAGTCAAATCTGGGTAATATTACAATAAATACATCTATTCAATTTGTAAGAAAATGTTTTAAAAGCAAAAAGattctttgaaattttattatcTACTCAAGTCAGCCAAATTAGGAGTATATAAGGTCAAATACTCTTCAAGCAGAAAACTTCagatatataattttaaaattgtatGTTAACTGTTAATGTCTGAATGAGAATTTTAATGCATAAATTATTTTTGTTTGGCTAAAAAACTAATAGGAACCAGTTTCAATCATAATGGAACATTTATAAATATATGAATCTGTAAAAGTAAAGTTACTAAAACAccataataatatataataatataactCGAGTCAAGGTTAATCTGAGGATAGCAAGTTACCTGgatgttttttatttttaattattaaaatttctaGTAGTATATATATCTAAAAGCTCTAGATGTAATTGAAGATAAGAGTTGTGGCCAGAATAGTGGCAGTCTTAAATGATGTGTACAGATAATATATCTAGTATCATTCTGGTCACACAACAAACTGCTTAAGAATGAATAAATGGAAAAAAGAAATAGATCTGTACTAACGTCTCTCAAAAGTGCGTCAAATgaaacacaaaacacaaaaaaacGCAGTAACTGAGGTAGCcaaactaaaaagaaaaaaaaagaaaaaaaggttAAAGTAGCCTTGTTAAAAATGTGTCTGATCTACACCAATATTGCATAATAATATTATAGAACAAAACATGGTTCAATAGTTGGAAAAAAAATGCAGTTTGCTTCACATGTTCTGCACAGTCAAGCTAATTGATTTCACCAGTAAAAAGCACCTCAAATTGTTAATTCATTCACCAGTAATAAAGTGCTTCAACTAGTTCAGAATCAGCCACATTTTAAATAACGGAGCTGATATCTGCACACTCTTGATTTATAGGTGCACACCCTTATTGGTATTGAGACCGAACTACCCTCCTGGTACATAAGGATAATTTGGAGTTGAAAATGTGAACAAGGGTAAGTTAATCCCAATTCAAACAAAGGGTGTACACATTTCATCTCCCGATAATAATGCAACAATATATACAAGAGGAACACCTGATAGTTCGATAGATTCTAATTATCAATTTTACAGAAAAACAAAGGGAAGCCACTGGGATTAATGCTACTAGCTACCTTTTTTGTTGTTCTTCAGGTTATGTAATTTACAAGAATCATGGTGGGTGTAAATAAAACTCGAAGAAATACCTGTCCTTCTTTATTTAACACAAAAGCGCCGATGCCGACCCGATGTGTGGCATTTGCAGGCAGTGTATTATTAGTTTCAGGAATCCAGTGTACAAGCATCAAGTACTTTGGCTCTGCATGGTGATAATAAAATCCTTCCTGAAAACAATGTGAAGATGATAGTAAACTATCTCATAAGCCAAAGCAACAGTCATTAGAAGCAAATGCTATGAAACTGGGATATTCAGAAGTTAAAGGTATTGGTAGGGAGATGAGAAAAAACCATAAAGCATTTAGAAATTAGCAGTGGGATGTTAAAAGATATATACTATGCAAGACAACAATGAAGGACAGTAGATCTTAATAGAAGGTAGAGAGTGGAGAGAAATCTATGTATTGGAGAAGTTTACAGTCTATCCTAGTCCTTGGATATATTTATAGAAGTCCCACTTCCCTGAATTAAAACTATTAGTTGAGAAGACTAAAGTCCATCCTAGAAAGATTTGTAGAAGCCCCACTCCGCTAAATTGGTCAGAGATACTGTAACAGAGACATTAGAATCTTGTGTATTTAGTCATTGCTAGACTTAGGGGGCGTTTGCTTATAGCTGGGAACGAAAATTTGGAATAGGATGAAAGTGTATGAAATGAGATTCCATTCCATACAacaatattaataatccaaacaCTAACACATGGGTTGAGATTCCAATTCTTGTAATCATTAACCATGAACCAAAGGGCCCCTTAAACTTGAATAGTTGTCTAGAAGAATTTCACCTATAACTGAAAATTGCACGATTTACTAATTTTTGGGTAATGTATGGGAATTTAAAACAAAGAAAGTAtcctcacactacaatatatgACCCAATAATTGAACAGGAGACAAGCTTCTATTGaataaaaaaaagaaattaaaaaaacacaaaaatgaCCTTGACAGCAGCTTCAACAAGATTAACACAGTCAATAGGGATCTCAAGCCAAACACCTTTCTTCCCCTGACAAGAGCATTACATAAAACAACAATAATGATGAGAGAGCTAGGGAgggagggacggagggagggggggagagagagggagagggagagagagagagagagggagagagagagagagagagacctgtAGTTTCCATTGAGCGAGGGAAAGCTTAAGCAAGGAAGCGAAGACATTAGTTTCCATGGAGCGAGTAAATTGAACAACAACACCTCCAAAGTCATCTTCCTTACCAGTAAATAATTCATGAGATGAACTAGTCATTGAACGGGAATATTGTGTTGTGTAAGAGAGAGGATGGGTGTTTGAGTTTGAAGACAAGAAGATACTCCTAGTACTACTGGGGGAGGAGGTGGTTGGTGGGGCGATACAACACACGACAAGTTTATTCGTTCTGGGAAATGACCACCTCATCATCATCGTCATTACTCCTCCTTCCACCTCTCTTATTTTTATTCCacttttctcttctttttttaCTTTTTGTTTTCTAAATATTCAAAATTGGCATGAATGCCATTTCCAACAATTTTAtctaaaaatccaaatttaaATTACTAACTAATTAAAATTCTAATTCAATTCTATGATGAACTACAACAGTAGTTGATAGTGAATGAAAATAATCCTGATTGCGGAgttaatgtcgcattaattagACCTGATTTGGTCAGAGGGGAATGCCCAAT
This genomic interval from Apium graveolens cultivar Ventura chromosome 8, ASM990537v1, whole genome shotgun sequence contains the following:
- the LOC141677823 gene encoding nudix hydrolase 2-like yields the protein MTMMMRWSFPRTNKLVVCCIAPPTTSSPSSTRSIFLSSNSNTHPLSYTTQYSRSMTSSSHELFTGKEDDFGGVVVQFTRSMETNVFASLLKLSLAQWKLQGKKGVWLEIPIDCVNLVEAAVKEGFYYHHAEPKYLMLVHWIPETNNTLPANATHRVGIGAFVLNKEGQVLVVQEKSGKFRGTGIWKFPTGVVEEGEDICDAAVREVKEETGIITEFKEILAFRQSHKAFFQKSDLFFVCMLEPISFDIQKQDLEIEAAEWMPFEEYAAQPFVKKHELLKYLVDICLAKKDGKYTGFAPVPTTSTFSKEKNFLYLNGRDLSSL